From the genome of Endozoicomonas sp. NE40, one region includes:
- a CDS encoding type II toxin-antitoxin system HipA family toxin has translation MTTRQLTLQTYVDHEWKDSAALTFPDPEQGRLGVCEMEYLFDYAFEYLHQDKHEAAFSLRYPVQMYEPHNQQPWFATIDDIIPAGAARRFWIRNLGMENLPATEQDYPLLATGTIAPIGNMRIKEALPLINDGEKIDTILFPLDDAISRSSDFLQYANQMGAVGGGATGAGGEAPKFLVRYTPDDKVWIDAYQDDADNTDEHYLVKFARNRGSAVDKDILRAEYHYYQVLSDLGINTIDTGKMKLFDDGDKVSLWLPRFDVGIEDGKLVHYGMESVFSALAQPPGSNLKHLNVVVELVTLLNQHDKRFNPQTFVNEWVRRDFLNVVFGNSDNHGRNTAFLKRPGQPVVLSPVYDFAPMKADPEGVIRTTTWGPDAGLEVGGNFDWIAIAFETEQALSRSGFNISADSVIDELSKLASQLLDLKPRLLDQGVPESIANMPAFGFGFLNEKLKRWDLV, from the coding sequence ATGACCACCAGGCAGCTTACCCTTCAAACATACGTTGATCATGAGTGGAAAGATTCAGCAGCCCTTACTTTTCCTGATCCGGAACAGGGGCGGCTGGGTGTATGTGAAATGGAATACCTCTTTGATTACGCTTTTGAATACCTTCACCAGGATAAGCATGAGGCTGCATTCTCACTGCGTTACCCGGTTCAGATGTATGAACCACACAACCAGCAACCCTGGTTTGCAACCATCGACGACATTATCCCTGCAGGTGCGGCAAGACGTTTCTGGATTCGGAACCTGGGCATGGAAAACCTCCCTGCCACTGAACAGGACTATCCGTTACTGGCTACAGGCACAATAGCCCCGATCGGCAACATGCGGATTAAAGAAGCACTACCCTTGATCAATGATGGAGAGAAGATTGATACCATCCTGTTTCCGCTGGACGATGCCATATCAAGAAGCTCTGATTTCCTGCAATACGCTAACCAGATGGGAGCGGTTGGCGGTGGTGCAACCGGTGCAGGAGGTGAGGCGCCAAAGTTTCTTGTTCGCTACACACCGGATGACAAGGTATGGATAGATGCCTATCAGGATGATGCGGATAATACCGATGAGCATTATCTGGTGAAGTTCGCCAGAAACCGTGGTAGCGCCGTCGATAAGGACATTCTCAGGGCTGAATACCATTATTACCAGGTACTGAGTGACCTGGGTATTAATACCATCGACACAGGAAAAATGAAGCTGTTTGACGACGGTGACAAAGTATCCTTGTGGTTACCCCGGTTTGACGTGGGTATCGAAGATGGAAAACTGGTTCATTACGGAATGGAATCTGTATTTTCAGCGCTTGCCCAACCACCCGGTTCAAATCTCAAGCACTTAAATGTCGTCGTCGAACTGGTGACACTGCTTAATCAGCATGACAAGCGTTTTAATCCTCAGACTTTTGTCAATGAGTGGGTCAGGCGAGATTTTCTGAATGTGGTGTTTGGTAACAGCGACAACCATGGCAGGAATACGGCTTTCCTGAAGCGCCCCGGGCAACCGGTTGTACTGTCTCCGGTTTATGATTTTGCCCCGATGAAAGCTGATCCTGAAGGCGTGATTCGAACAACGACCTGGGGGCCGGACGCCGGGCTTGAAGTCGGTGGTAACTTCGACTGGATAGCGATTGCCTTTGAGACGGAACAAGCATTAAGCCGGTCCGGGTTCAATATTTCTGCAGATTCTGTCATTGACGAATTATCAAAACTTGCCTCCCAGCTACTAGACCTGAAACCCAGGCTGTTGGATCAGGGAGTGCCTGAGTCCATTGCCAACATGCCTGCTTTCGGCTTTGGATTTCTGAATGAAAAATTGAAGAGGTGGGATCTGGTATGA
- the tssB gene encoding type VI secretion system contractile sheath small subunit gives MSDSIHDKLKRVRKPRVHITYDVETNGAEVVKELPFVAGVMGDYSGDNTEGKKSYKERKFVQIDRDNFNQVMGKVNPKLGMKVENTLADDDSELSVDLDFNAMDDFEPTSIVKQVKPLNDLLEARNKLRDLLSKADRSEELEEVLESILKNTDEISKISQELGLGEGEDA, from the coding sequence ATGTCAGACAGTATTCATGACAAACTCAAGCGGGTAAGAAAGCCACGGGTGCATATTACCTATGATGTGGAAACCAATGGCGCGGAAGTGGTTAAGGAACTGCCTTTTGTGGCAGGCGTGATGGGGGATTACTCCGGGGATAATACGGAAGGTAAAAAGTCGTATAAAGAGCGCAAGTTTGTGCAGATCGACCGGGATAACTTTAACCAGGTCATGGGCAAGGTGAATCCAAAGCTGGGTATGAAGGTTGAGAACACCCTGGCGGATGACGACAGTGAACTGTCGGTTGACCTCGACTTTAACGCCATGGACGACTTTGAGCCGACCAGTATCGTCAAACAGGTCAAGCCCTTGAACGACCTGCTGGAAGCCCGCAACAAGTTGCGTGACCTGCTGAGTAAAGCGGACCGTTCTGAAGAGCTGGAAGAGGTGCTTGAAAGTATTCTTAAGAATACCGATGAGATTTCCAAAATTTCACAGGAGTTGGGACTGGGTGAAGGAGAGGATGCCTGA
- the tssC gene encoding type VI secretion system contractile sheath large subunit: MSTETDNAVLDRPEADEQSLNLLDQAIGATKQTGKDEAKDLLENLTRQALQGTVSWDRNLTKTINQAVTAIDEAISKQLAAIMHHEKFQKLEGSWRGLNHLVMNSETSTNLKIRMLNISKRELFKDLDKAVEFDQSQTFKKIYEEEFGIAGGEPYACMIGDFEFTNHPEDIDLLSNMSNVAAAGFCPFVAAAGPEMFGFDDYTELSKPRDLAKIFESQEYIKWRSFRDSEDARFVSLVMPKSLSRLPYGANSKPVEEFNYEEFPLDDSGMAESVAHDQYAWMNASYVMGTTLTRAFAEYGWCTAIRGAEGGGKVEGLPSHIFKSDDGDTDQKCPTEIGITDRREAELSGQGFLPLCHYKNTDYSVFFGAQTAQKPKVYDDPDATANASISARLPYIMATSRIAHYLKVMARDKIGSFMEAKDAELWLNQWIANYTNGNPDASADMKARYPLAQAKVEVKENPGAPGSYSAVAYLKPWLQMEELTTSLRMVANIPTSG, from the coding sequence ATGAGTACTGAAACCGATAATGCGGTACTGGATCGTCCCGAAGCGGATGAACAGTCGCTGAACCTGCTGGATCAGGCGATTGGTGCCACCAAGCAGACCGGCAAGGATGAAGCCAAAGACCTGTTGGAGAACCTGACCCGTCAGGCGTTGCAGGGAACTGTCAGCTGGGACCGGAACCTGACCAAGACCATCAATCAGGCGGTCACCGCCATTGATGAGGCAATTTCCAAACAGCTCGCAGCCATTATGCATCATGAGAAATTCCAGAAGCTGGAAGGTTCATGGCGCGGCCTGAATCATTTGGTGATGAACAGTGAAACCAGCACCAACCTGAAAATTCGCATGCTGAATATCAGCAAGCGGGAACTGTTCAAAGACCTGGATAAAGCCGTTGAGTTTGACCAGAGCCAGACCTTTAAAAAAATCTATGAAGAAGAGTTTGGTATTGCCGGTGGTGAGCCCTATGCCTGCATGATTGGCGATTTTGAATTTACCAACCACCCGGAAGATATTGACCTGTTGAGCAATATGTCGAACGTGGCAGCGGCGGGTTTCTGTCCATTTGTTGCGGCGGCAGGGCCGGAGATGTTTGGCTTTGATGATTATACGGAACTGTCCAAGCCCCGGGATCTGGCCAAGATTTTTGAGTCACAGGAATACATCAAGTGGCGCAGTTTCCGGGACAGTGAAGACGCCCGGTTTGTGTCGCTGGTGATGCCTAAATCGTTGTCCCGGTTACCTTATGGTGCCAACTCCAAACCGGTTGAAGAGTTCAACTACGAGGAGTTTCCACTGGACGACAGCGGTATGGCGGAATCCGTCGCCCATGATCAGTACGCCTGGATGAATGCGTCGTACGTCATGGGTACCACACTGACCAGAGCCTTTGCGGAGTACGGCTGGTGTACGGCGATTCGCGGGGCAGAAGGCGGTGGTAAGGTCGAAGGTCTGCCCAGTCATATTTTCAAGAGTGACGATGGCGACACGGACCAGAAATGCCCGACTGAAATCGGCATTACTGACCGTCGTGAGGCGGAACTCAGCGGCCAGGGCTTCCTGCCACTGTGTCATTACAAGAATACGGATTACTCCGTGTTCTTTGGCGCGCAGACGGCACAGAAACCGAAGGTATACGACGACCCTGATGCCACTGCCAACGCCTCTATTTCGGCCCGGCTGCCTTATATTATGGCAACGTCGCGTATTGCCCATTACCTGAAAGTGATGGCGCGGGACAAGATTGGTTCGTTTATGGAAGCCAAAGATGCCGAGCTTTGGCTGAACCAGTGGATTGCCAACTACACCAACGGCAACCCCGACGCATCGGCGGATATGAAAGCCCGTTATCCGCTGGCACAGGCCAAGGTTGAGGTGAAGGAAAATCCGGGAGCGCCGGGTTCTTACAGCGCTGTCGCCTATCTGAAACCCTGGTTGCAAATGGAAGAGTTGACCACCTCCCTGCGGATGGTGGCGAATATTCCAACGTCGGGTTAA
- the tssC gene encoding type VI secretion system contractile sheath large subunit, producing the protein MSDDCVIQQRAASDQDSGEESGEDSQNNTVARSEMTDLQRFLLEPDDVRALAIWFNEISSFSGGDPKDWLSSEIARIDAEINQLLHNILHHPKFQKLESSWRGLWHLVDIASQFSTTQVRVLDVSWKEITRDIDRAPDITQTRLFRLVYSEEFDMAGGEPYGILLGDYQVSHRPYPGYPYDDVFTLQGMAQIAAAAFAPFVCSASPQLFGLDDYEALGLPIQYDTLFQQKEYLRWRKLREGDDSRFLAVTLPSIMMRQPYRAGEHEGLSYAEEHHLDEVNGYLWGNACYAFGSVLLREFGEAGWFAHIRGVPRDYYGGGLVTSFQPQDYRTDSPETASKILTPVLVTDAMERELSDLGIMSLCHCHDTPFAAFHSCPSLHAPKKFQDKSATANDRVSSMLQQVLSASRFAHYIKIMIRNKVGQFITAGDCERYLQEWLNGYSSGRDDLQWEALARYPLRGSRVEVREVPGSAGVYHSTIYLRPHYSADHLVSELRLTTELAAG; encoded by the coding sequence GTGTCGGATGACTGTGTGATTCAGCAGCGTGCCGCTTCGGATCAGGACTCTGGAGAAGAGAGTGGAGAGGATAGCCAGAACAATACGGTGGCCCGTTCTGAAATGACGGACCTTCAGCGGTTTCTTCTGGAACCGGACGACGTCAGGGCTCTGGCAATCTGGTTTAACGAGATCAGTTCGTTTTCCGGAGGCGACCCCAAAGACTGGTTAAGCAGCGAGATCGCCAGAATTGACGCTGAAATTAACCAGCTGCTTCATAACATTCTTCACCACCCAAAATTCCAAAAGCTGGAAAGCAGCTGGCGGGGGCTCTGGCATCTGGTGGATATTGCCAGTCAGTTTTCTACGACACAGGTACGGGTACTGGATGTGTCCTGGAAGGAGATTACCCGGGATATTGACCGCGCGCCGGATATTACCCAGACCCGCCTGTTCAGGCTTGTTTACAGTGAAGAGTTTGATATGGCCGGGGGCGAGCCTTATGGCATTTTGCTGGGCGATTATCAGGTGTCGCACCGGCCTTATCCCGGTTATCCCTACGACGATGTGTTTACCCTGCAGGGGATGGCACAGATTGCCGCAGCAGCGTTTGCCCCGTTTGTCTGCAGTGCTTCGCCGCAGCTGTTCGGACTGGATGACTATGAAGCCCTGGGGCTGCCCATTCAGTATGACACTTTGTTTCAGCAGAAAGAGTATCTGCGCTGGCGCAAGCTGCGAGAGGGCGACGACAGTCGTTTTCTTGCCGTTACCCTGCCGTCCATTATGATGCGCCAGCCTTATCGGGCCGGTGAGCATGAAGGACTGAGTTACGCGGAAGAACATCACCTTGACGAGGTTAACGGCTACCTGTGGGGCAATGCCTGTTATGCCTTTGGCAGTGTGCTGTTAAGGGAGTTTGGTGAGGCGGGCTGGTTCGCCCATATCCGTGGCGTGCCACGGGATTATTATGGTGGCGGGCTGGTCACGTCGTTTCAGCCTCAGGACTACCGCACCGACAGCCCTGAAACCGCCAGTAAAATACTTACTCCGGTGCTGGTCACGGATGCCATGGAGAGGGAGTTATCTGACCTTGGTATTATGTCGTTGTGCCATTGTCACGATACGCCGTTTGCCGCCTTTCACAGCTGTCCTTCACTGCACGCGCCGAAAAAGTTTCAGGATAAATCCGCCACGGCAAACGACAGGGTCAGTTCGATGTTGCAGCAGGTGTTGTCGGCGTCACGCTTTGCCCACTATATAAAGATCATGATCAGGAACAAGGTGGGGCAGTTTATTACCGCCGGGGATTGTGAGCGGTATTTGCAGGAGTGGCTTAACGGTTATTCATCGGGCCGGGATGATCTGCAATGGGAAGCCCTGGCCCGCTATCCCCTGAGAGGGTCAAGGGTGGAAGTCCGGGAAGTTCCGGGTTCCGCCGGGGTCTATCACAGCACTATTTATTTACGGCCTCATTACAGCGCGGACCATCTGGTGTCAGAGTTGCGGTTGACGACGGAGCTGGCGGCGGGGTGA
- the tssA gene encoding type VI secretion system protein TssA, whose product MSSVQVMDIEQLLAPISDEQPQGSDIRENRSPTSDYYTIKDARNTARATERSGLFDEEVRQEALSQWQPVFEKGQDILANTSKDLEVATWLMEAAVRLHGFAGLRDGLTVLHGLVEQFWDGVYPEPDEDGLETKVAPITGLNGDGAEGTLLAPVRNCPVTAEGNKGEFTYFNYQQIYDASKITDEEKRADRYEALGHTLEDITQTISTTGDAFYLDLVESLEICNEKYKALNHLLYEHCGHDAPPSSQLSDLLDEVLRAVRYLCQDIIARAEAESKAQESAAEVAEDAEQEGEVRTVTQTIDSTGTALMAGPITNREQALNQLSEVAEYFRTYEPHTPLADGIDRIVRWGRMTVAELMMELMPEEASRSIFSQLTGVAMDGSSTTKYVAPPVNAFNQPSDAVAETADDGGWGSESGGNDGWGDETGSGSSGGDTSW is encoded by the coding sequence ATGTCATCAGTACAGGTCATGGATATTGAACAGTTGCTGGCACCGATATCGGATGAGCAGCCCCAGGGTTCTGATATTCGGGAAAACCGTTCACCGACGTCCGATTACTACACCATCAAGGACGCCCGTAATACCGCCAGGGCAACGGAGCGGAGCGGGCTGTTTGATGAAGAGGTGCGTCAGGAAGCGTTGAGCCAGTGGCAGCCGGTGTTTGAAAAAGGTCAGGACATTCTGGCGAACACCAGTAAAGACCTAGAAGTGGCGACCTGGCTGATGGAGGCGGCGGTTCGGCTGCATGGTTTTGCCGGGTTGCGGGACGGACTGACGGTGCTACACGGTCTGGTTGAACAGTTCTGGGACGGCGTGTACCCGGAACCCGATGAAGACGGGCTGGAAACCAAGGTTGCCCCCATTACCGGCCTCAATGGTGACGGTGCGGAAGGCACGCTGCTGGCACCGGTGCGCAACTGCCCGGTCACGGCTGAAGGCAACAAAGGGGAGTTTACCTATTTCAATTATCAGCAAATCTACGACGCCAGCAAGATAACCGATGAAGAGAAAAGGGCTGACCGCTATGAAGCCCTTGGTCATACCCTTGAAGACATTACCCAGACCATCTCGACGACGGGGGATGCCTTTTACCTTGATCTGGTCGAGAGCCTGGAAATTTGCAATGAGAAATATAAAGCACTGAACCATCTGCTGTATGAACACTGCGGGCATGACGCGCCGCCAAGCAGTCAGCTCAGCGACCTGCTGGATGAGGTGCTGCGGGCAGTACGCTATCTGTGTCAGGACATTATTGCCCGGGCGGAAGCGGAGTCAAAGGCGCAGGAGAGTGCGGCTGAGGTGGCTGAAGACGCTGAACAGGAAGGCGAGGTGCGAACGGTGACACAGACTATCGACTCCACCGGCACAGCATTGATGGCCGGACCCATTACCAACCGGGAACAGGCGTTAAATCAACTGTCGGAGGTGGCTGAGTATTTTCGTACCTATGAGCCACACACGCCGCTGGCAGACGGCATTGATCGTATTGTGCGCTGGGGACGGATGACCGTGGCTGAATTAATGATGGAGCTGATGCCGGAAGAGGCTTCCCGAAGTATTTTCAGTCAGTTGACCGGGGTCGCCATGGATGGCAGTTCAACGACGAAATATGTGGCCCCGCCCGTCAATGCGTTTAACCAACCATCAGACGCTGTGGCTGAAACCGCCGATGATGGCGGCTGGGGCAGTGAATCGGGTGGTAACGATGGCTGGGGCGATGAAACAGGCAGTGGTTCGAGCGGTGGGGATACCTCCTGGTAA
- the tagF gene encoding type VI secretion system-associated protein TagF — translation MRATGARRCGFYGKLPAHGDFIDRDLPVSFINLWDPWLQQCLAASRERCREQWLDVYLTSPVWRFVLSAGVIDGKARAGLLVPSVDAVGRYFPLTLAVSLRENEQPAGFLANNGKVFDVWEQVALRALQEQLTAEQVAEQLAQGSVIENAVQGAASQTALVRGLAQPLEPLNPWANLLDASMSQQPDSFSLWCCNGSVAMPPMLLCRKGLPDPVRFSAMLNGQWQAEGWEWLAG, via the coding sequence ATGAGGGCGACCGGCGCAAGGCGTTGTGGCTTTTACGGCAAGTTGCCCGCCCACGGGGACTTTATCGACAGGGATCTTCCGGTGTCGTTTATAAACCTCTGGGACCCGTGGTTGCAGCAGTGCCTTGCCGCCAGTCGTGAACGCTGTCGGGAACAGTGGCTGGATGTCTACCTGACCAGCCCGGTGTGGCGGTTTGTGCTGTCTGCCGGGGTGATAGACGGCAAAGCCCGGGCGGGGTTGCTGGTGCCGAGTGTGGATGCGGTGGGTCGTTACTTTCCCCTGACGCTTGCTGTCAGCCTGCGGGAGAATGAGCAACCCGCTGGTTTTCTGGCCAATAACGGCAAGGTGTTTGATGTCTGGGAACAGGTGGCCCTGCGTGCGTTGCAGGAACAGTTGACCGCAGAGCAGGTGGCTGAACAGCTGGCGCAGGGTAGCGTTATTGAAAACGCTGTGCAGGGCGCCGCCAGTCAGACGGCGCTGGTCAGAGGTCTGGCACAGCCGCTGGAACCGCTGAACCCCTGGGCGAACCTGCTGGATGCCAGTATGAGTCAGCAGCCGGACAGTTTCAGCCTCTGGTGCTGCAACGGGTCTGTGGCGATGCCGCCGATGCTGCTGTGTCGTAAAGGGTTACCCGACCCCGTTCGTTTTTCTGCGATGCTGAACGGGCAGTGGCAGGCTGAAGGCTGGGAGTGGCTGGCTGGTTAG
- the tssM gene encoding type VI secretion system membrane subunit TssM, translating to MKRFLAVLANPWVTGFIGLCALSLVIWFGAGYVRFGADNTVISKNARLMTIVVLFLVWVICRLVLMLRERKQNADLLEGIQADAGGEAHTAPEDARSREELDTLSQRFKEAVTVLKASKFRGGKALYQMPWYIIIGPPGSGKTTALMNSGLQFPVSTGDGKAALGGIGGTRHCDWWFTDDAVLIDTSGRYTTQDSHRIVDNAAWTGFLGLLKKYRRRQPINGAIVAISLQDLMLQTEEQRQQHAKVIRARLDELQQQLGIAFPVYLTFTKTDLIAGFSEFFGNLSQSEREQVWGITLNLPAGQSSSTDLQGFGDDFNALVSRLNDRVLKLLHQERDLERRALLQGFPARISGLQGAIETFLQQVFTANQFQGSPLLRGIYFTSGTQEGTPIDRMMSSVSASFGLPGDAGRQQVNMGKSFFIRRLLKEVIFPESTLVGVNRRFESLLLWGRRAALTLLLGVTGATLAVWAVSVGKNKRLIAEVNDSLDRYQSTSVPADKATKTSELLPSMEALKAAGGVYDQQEHPWLNSLGLYDGDVDRAANRLYDEKLLSQFLPVFQSELEQQLRYPDKNSADTLEKLRVYLMLTTPEHRDNRVISQWAEQHWAQELPGEASRQQALAGHLARLLSLSVPALEPDSQIVKAARQQIRAIPVAQRIYARMKQQPGMTGEVDLFSVVGGDTGKAFGVAPGSDAFVSPRRFTLEAWKQADFSADSPLLTDLEQDQWLYGSTEGEDFSRTDREKIAAQVEKLYLAEYARYWQGFLNQFRVQSFSNLRAATASLEVMADPVYSPLKGVLEAVALNTQLVPPVKLPAPGSAAAETAGKLLADVRKPTTVDQQFQSVNRLVSTRPDQAPAIQEVLASVRELHDFLNEMVLAADSDEQAYAAARARFQRSGNDVIKRLRTRAARMPEPVKGWLISMADSSWGLLLDGSRRYVNTAWQDQVYSAYQNSLQNRYPFADSGDDRREAPWQDFNRFFKPDGVEQQFFNEYLKPFVDTRKWRVKTLDGRGLSLSGNTLTQLRRASLIRQSFYKGSSELNVNFKLQPTRLDSDVRLFSLELGEQRLKYSHGPRIVKQFNWRSADDSRARIIFEDLNDTVNRQEFEGDWAWFRLLDASELLSTSDPREFSLTFNERGRKARFRLIAGSSDNPFDTSLLRNYRLKGSL from the coding sequence ATGAAGCGTTTTCTGGCGGTACTGGCTAACCCCTGGGTCACTGGCTTTATTGGCCTCTGTGCGCTCAGTCTGGTGATCTGGTTTGGGGCCGGCTATGTCCGTTTTGGCGCTGACAATACAGTGATCAGCAAAAACGCCCGGTTAATGACCATTGTCGTTCTGTTTCTGGTCTGGGTGATCTGTCGTCTGGTGTTGATGCTCAGGGAACGGAAACAGAACGCTGATTTGCTGGAAGGCATTCAGGCAGATGCTGGAGGTGAAGCTCATACCGCACCGGAAGATGCCCGCAGCCGGGAAGAACTGGATACCCTGTCCCAGCGGTTTAAAGAAGCCGTCACTGTTTTAAAGGCATCGAAATTCAGGGGCGGTAAAGCGCTTTACCAGATGCCGTGGTACATCATTATCGGCCCGCCGGGTTCGGGTAAAACCACGGCGTTAATGAATTCCGGATTACAGTTTCCGGTGTCTACGGGCGATGGCAAAGCGGCCCTGGGGGGCATTGGAGGCACCCGCCATTGTGACTGGTGGTTTACTGACGATGCCGTACTGATTGATACCTCCGGCAGGTACACGACGCAGGACAGCCACAGGATCGTTGACAATGCCGCCTGGACCGGCTTTCTGGGGCTGTTGAAAAAGTACCGCCGCCGTCAACCCATTAACGGGGCAATTGTCGCCATCAGTCTGCAGGACCTCATGCTGCAGACGGAAGAACAGCGACAACAACACGCCAAGGTGATTCGCGCCCGGCTGGACGAATTACAGCAGCAGCTTGGCATCGCCTTTCCGGTGTACCTGACCTTCACCAAAACCGATTTGATTGCCGGTTTCAGTGAGTTCTTTGGCAACCTCTCTCAGTCTGAACGGGAGCAGGTCTGGGGCATTACACTGAACCTGCCTGCTGGTCAGTCGTCGTCCACGGATCTGCAGGGTTTTGGCGACGACTTTAATGCCCTGGTCAGTCGCCTGAATGATCGGGTATTAAAGCTGTTGCATCAGGAAAGGGATCTGGAACGCCGGGCCTTGCTGCAGGGTTTTCCTGCCCGGATCAGTGGTCTTCAGGGGGCGATTGAGACTTTTCTGCAACAGGTCTTTACAGCCAACCAGTTTCAGGGCAGCCCGCTGCTGCGGGGCATCTATTTCACCAGTGGCACTCAGGAAGGCACACCCATTGACCGGATGATGTCGTCGGTCTCTGCCAGCTTCGGGCTGCCGGGGGATGCCGGCAGGCAGCAGGTGAATATGGGGAAAAGCTTCTTTATCCGCCGTCTGCTGAAAGAGGTGATTTTTCCGGAGTCCACCCTGGTTGGCGTCAATCGTCGGTTTGAGTCCCTGCTGCTCTGGGGCCGGCGCGCAGCGCTGACGCTGCTGCTCGGTGTGACCGGCGCAACTCTGGCGGTCTGGGCAGTAAGTGTCGGTAAAAACAAACGGCTGATTGCTGAGGTCAACGACTCTCTGGACCGTTATCAGTCGACATCTGTCCCGGCTGACAAGGCCACTAAAACCAGCGAACTCCTGCCGTCTATGGAGGCCCTGAAAGCGGCGGGCGGCGTTTATGATCAACAGGAACATCCCTGGCTGAACTCGCTGGGGCTTTATGACGGTGACGTTGACCGGGCAGCCAACCGGTTATACGACGAAAAACTGTTGTCACAGTTCCTGCCGGTTTTTCAGTCGGAGCTGGAACAGCAGCTTCGTTATCCGGATAAAAACTCGGCTGACACCCTGGAGAAGCTTCGGGTCTACCTGATGCTGACAACGCCTGAACACCGGGATAACCGGGTGATCAGCCAGTGGGCAGAGCAGCACTGGGCGCAGGAATTACCCGGCGAAGCGTCCCGGCAACAGGCACTGGCAGGGCATCTGGCACGGTTGTTAAGCCTGAGCGTTCCCGCCCTGGAGCCAGACTCTCAAATTGTTAAGGCGGCACGACAGCAGATTCGTGCCATCCCCGTCGCCCAACGCATTTATGCCCGGATGAAGCAGCAGCCCGGAATGACCGGCGAGGTGGATCTGTTCAGTGTCGTGGGTGGAGATACCGGCAAAGCGTTCGGTGTCGCTCCGGGCAGTGATGCCTTTGTGTCGCCCAGACGGTTTACCCTGGAGGCGTGGAAGCAGGCAGACTTCAGCGCGGACTCACCCCTGCTGACGGATCTGGAGCAGGACCAGTGGCTTTATGGCAGTACAGAAGGGGAAGATTTCAGCCGGACTGACCGGGAAAAAATTGCCGCACAGGTTGAGAAGCTGTATCTGGCGGAATACGCCCGGTACTGGCAGGGTTTCCTGAACCAGTTCAGGGTGCAGTCGTTCAGTAATCTGCGGGCTGCAACGGCGAGTCTGGAAGTGATGGCCGACCCGGTCTATTCCCCTTTGAAAGGTGTGCTGGAAGCGGTGGCCCTGAATACACAACTGGTGCCGCCTGTAAAACTGCCTGCGCCGGGTTCCGCCGCCGCTGAAACCGCAGGCAAACTGCTGGCAGACGTCAGAAAACCCACAACCGTTGATCAGCAGTTTCAGTCTGTAAATCGTCTTGTCAGCACCCGGCCTGATCAGGCTCCGGCGATTCAGGAGGTTCTTGCCTCTGTTCGTGAACTGCATGATTTTCTCAATGAAATGGTGCTGGCAGCGGATTCCGACGAACAGGCTTATGCGGCAGCCAGAGCCCGCTTTCAGCGTTCCGGCAACGATGTGATTAAACGTCTGCGGACCAGGGCGGCCCGGATGCCTGAGCCGGTTAAAGGCTGGCTGATCAGTATGGCGGATTCCAGCTGGGGGTTGCTGCTGGATGGTTCCAGACGCTATGTGAATACTGCCTGGCAGGATCAGGTGTACAGTGCCTACCAGAACAGTCTTCAGAACCGTTATCCGTTTGCCGATTCAGGCGACGACCGGCGTGAAGCACCCTGGCAGGACTTTAACCGTTTCTTTAAACCGGACGGTGTCGAGCAGCAGTTCTTCAATGAGTATTTAAAGCCGTTTGTGGATACCCGCAAATGGCGGGTCAAAACCCTGGATGGTCGTGGGCTGTCACTGTCGGGTAATACCCTGACGCAACTGCGTCGTGCCAGCCTGATTCGCCAGTCGTTCTATAAAGGCAGCAGTGAGCTGAATGTGAACTTCAAGCTGCAACCGACCCGGCTGGATTCCGATGTACGGCTGTTTTCGCTGGAGCTGGGTGAGCAGCGGCTGAAGTATTCCCATGGTCCGAGAATCGTCAAACAGTTCAACTGGCGTTCTGCCGACGACTCAAGAGCCCGGATTATTTTTGAAGACCTGAACGACACCGTGAACCGGCAGGAGTTTGAAGGCGACTGGGCCTGGTTCCGGCTGCTGGATGCGTCGGAGCTGTTGTCTACCTCTGACCCGAGAGAGTTCAGTCTGACGTTTAATGAAAGGGGGCGTAAAGCCCGGTTCCGGTTAATTGCCGGCAGTAGCGACAATCCGTTTGATACCTCGTTGCTGAGAAACTATCGGCTCAAGGGGTCGCTCTGA